A genomic segment from Rhodobacter sp. CZR27 encodes:
- a CDS encoding ABC transporter ATP-binding protein — protein sequence MIELRNVSKSYVLNGTRKVVARNLNFTFPTGESVGLLGRNGAGKSSLLKMIAGTMLPDSGEIVSTGTISWPVGFSGSFHPELTGAQNVRFVARLYGVDTEAMIEFVRDFAEIGEHFHLPVRSYSSGMRSRLAFGTSMAVPFDTYLIDEVTAVGDAAFSAKSNAILRERLERSGAVIVSHSMPLLKKLCTSGAVLHEGQLFYYDRIEKAVAHHEHMMQGVLPPWMRKGGGRRAALRRAAAARGEGRMGRRDAAPEPAAPETSGT from the coding sequence TTGATCGAACTGCGCAACGTCTCCAAGAGCTATGTCCTGAACGGGACGCGCAAGGTGGTGGCGCGCAACCTGAACTTCACCTTCCCCACCGGCGAGAGCGTGGGTCTTCTCGGGCGCAACGGCGCGGGCAAGTCGAGCCTTCTGAAGATGATCGCCGGCACGATGCTGCCCGACAGTGGCGAGATCGTCTCGACCGGCACGATCTCCTGGCCGGTCGGCTTCTCGGGCAGCTTCCACCCCGAGCTGACCGGGGCGCAGAACGTCCGCTTCGTCGCGCGCCTCTACGGCGTCGACACCGAGGCGATGATCGAGTTCGTGCGCGACTTCGCCGAGATCGGCGAGCATTTCCACCTGCCGGTGCGCAGCTATTCCTCGGGGATGCGCTCGCGGCTGGCCTTCGGGACCTCGATGGCGGTGCCCTTCGACACCTACCTGATCGACGAGGTGACGGCGGTGGGCGACGCGGCCTTCAGCGCGAAAAGCAACGCGATCCTGCGCGAGCGGCTCGAGCGGAGCGGGGCGGTCATCGTCTCGCATTCGATGCCGCTGCTGAAGAAGCTCTGCACCTCGGGCGCGGTGCTGCATGAAGGGCAACTGTTCTACTACGACCGCATCGAGAAGGCCGTCGCCCATCACGAGCACATGATGCAGGGCGTGCTGCCCCCCTGGATGCGCAAGGGGGGTGGCCGGCGCGCCGCCCTGCGCCGGGCCGCCGCCGCCCGGGGCGAGGGCCGGATGGGGCGCAGGGACGCGGCCCCCGAGCCCGCGGCACCGGAGACTTCCGGCACCTGA
- a CDS encoding sugar transporter codes for MPAVAPAATARLRHHGILASFLGIVVAPTLAASLYLFAVADDQYTSTVGFSVRSEDMSSALDLLGGLGSLGLSGTGEASDSDILYQFIQSQELVQRIDATVDLRAIYSKPAFDPVFAFDPDRGIEDLVEYWQDMVRISYDSTTGLLELRVHAFDPKDAQTVAQLILDESTRMINDLSAIARADATRYAKEELDKSIERLRDQRVALTEFRSRTQIVDPKADIQGQMGLLNTLQQQLAATSIDINLLRQTTQPNDPRIAQNERRIAVIEELIQREREKFGMGGGADGKESDYSTLVGEYERLSVDLEFAEKAYVAALTNYDAAVAEAQRMSRYIAAYVRPTLAEESLYPQRGLLSLLTGGLALLVWSIGLLIYYSVRDRR; via the coding sequence ATCCCCGCCGTCGCCCCCGCCGCCACGGCCCGGCTGCGCCACCACGGCATCCTGGCCAGTTTCCTCGGCATCGTCGTGGCCCCCACTCTCGCGGCCAGCCTCTATCTCTTCGCCGTCGCGGACGACCAGTACACCTCGACCGTGGGCTTCTCGGTCCGGTCCGAGGACATGAGCTCGGCGCTCGACCTGCTCGGCGGCCTCGGCAGCCTCGGGCTTTCGGGCACGGGCGAGGCCTCGGATTCCGACATCCTCTACCAGTTCATCCAGAGCCAGGAGCTGGTGCAGCGGATCGACGCGACGGTCGACCTGCGCGCGATCTATTCCAAGCCGGCCTTCGACCCGGTCTTCGCCTTCGATCCAGACCGCGGCATCGAGGATCTGGTCGAGTACTGGCAGGACATGGTCCGCATCAGCTACGACAGCACCACGGGGCTGCTCGAGCTGCGCGTCCATGCCTTCGACCCGAAGGACGCCCAGACCGTGGCGCAGCTGATCCTCGACGAGTCGACCCGGATGATCAACGACCTCTCGGCGATCGCCCGGGCCGATGCCACGCGCTACGCCAAGGAGGAGCTCGACAAGTCCATCGAGCGGCTGCGGGACCAGCGCGTCGCCCTGACCGAGTTCCGCTCGCGCACCCAGATCGTCGATCCGAAGGCCGACATCCAGGGCCAGATGGGCCTGCTCAACACGCTGCAGCAGCAGCTGGCCGCCACCAGCATCGACATCAACCTGCTGCGCCAGACCACCCAGCCGAACGACCCCCGCATCGCCCAGAACGAGCGCCGCATCGCGGTGATCGAGGAGCTGATCCAGCGCGAGCGCGAGAAGTTCGGCATGGGCGGCGGGGCGGACGGCAAGGAAAGCGACTATTCCACCCTCGTGGGCGAATACGAACGGCTGAGCGTCGATCTGGAATTCGCCGAGAAGGCCTATGTCGCGGCGCTGACCAACTATGACGCCGCGGTCGCCGAGGCGCAGCGCATGAGCCGCTACATCGCGGCCTATGTCCGCCCGACGCTGGCCGAGGAATCGCTCTATCCGCAGCGCGGCCTGCTCAGCCTGCTGACCGGCGGCCTCGCGCTTCTCGTCTGGTCGATCGGGCTGCTGATCTACTACAGCGTGCGCGACCGGCGCTGA
- a CDS encoding ABC transporter permease translates to MVTLSGLLSGRGFVWGRSVLSLMLREMATSYGRSPGGYLWAIAEPVGGLALMTIVFSFVLRTPPLGSNFALFYATGFLPFTYYASLTSKLGQAIRYSKPLLAYPTVSYFDAILSRFLLNTITTLVVFVIVMSGIIALYDLNVSLNIPAILESFGMAGAIALGVGTLNCYLFSVAPVWERVWSILNRPMFILSGIFFLLETTPEPFRSMLWFNPLVHVIAKMREGFYSTYDARLASPLYAYSVALVCLFFGMLLLTRHHRMLLNEGA, encoded by the coding sequence ATGGTGACCCTCTCCGGCCTTCTCTCGGGGCGTGGCTTCGTCTGGGGCCGCTCGGTCCTGTCGCTGATGCTGCGCGAGATGGCCACGAGCTATGGCCGCTCGCCCGGCGGGTATCTCTGGGCCATCGCCGAGCCGGTGGGCGGGCTTGCGCTGATGACGATCGTCTTCTCCTTCGTCCTGCGCACGCCGCCGCTGGGCAGCAACTTCGCCCTCTTCTACGCCACGGGCTTCCTGCCCTTCACCTATTATGCCTCGCTCACCTCGAAGCTCGGCCAGGCGATCCGCTATTCGAAGCCGCTCCTCGCCTATCCGACGGTCAGCTATTTCGACGCGATCCTCAGCCGGTTCCTGCTGAACACGATCACCACCCTCGTGGTCTTCGTCATCGTGATGAGCGGGATCATCGCGCTCTACGATCTCAACGTCAGCCTGAACATCCCGGCCATCCTCGAATCCTTCGGCATGGCGGGGGCGATCGCCCTGGGGGTGGGGACGCTGAACTGCTATCTCTTCAGCGTGGCCCCGGTCTGGGAGCGGGTCTGGTCGATCCTGAACCGGCCGATGTTCATCCTGTCGGGGATCTTCTTCCTGCTCGAGACCACGCCCGAGCCCTTCCGCTCGATGCTGTGGTTCAACCCCCTCGTCCATGTCATCGCCAAGATGCGCGAGGGGTTCTACTCCACCTATGACGCGCGGCTGGCCTCTCCGCTCTATGCCTATTCGGTGGCCCTCGTCTGCCTGTTCTTCGGCATGCTTCTGCTGACGCGCCATCACCGCATGCTTCTGAACGAAGGCGCCTGA